One genomic window of Phalacrocorax aristotelis chromosome 23, bGulAri2.1, whole genome shotgun sequence includes the following:
- the LOC142068057 gene encoding uncharacterized protein LOC142068057 isoform X3, translated as MGLVFALLRLQRPSQSQEAPSPLSLEWHAMAWHAGATLAYAPKLGGHWGCPWLRSPGTLCLLAAGRGDIEYGDLKDEGLYLYLDEDEPPEVLGGPARCQDTYQDWISLYCWAPFHATLMAIPEGSRCHWDQIGRLASHHPLRSIYSVLSGCTQLLAQLLSCPWPSTVLDAFFLQVHAEYFTNCTGGVPPRLGGLPPGMAMAVAVGLSCLVPLAAALTLRRARKGAQPPAGSSLAPACPRACKWPQAAPFPPSTGN; from the exons ATGGGACTGGTGTTTGCTCTTCTCCGGTTGCAAAGGCCAAGTCAGAGCCAGGAGGctccttctcccctttccctggAGTGGCATGCCATGGCATGGCATGCTGGGGCCACTCTGGCTTATGCCCCAAAGCTGGGTGGGCACTGGGGCTGTCCCTGGCTGCGCAGCCCTGGCACCCTATGTCTCCTTGCTGCAGGGCGTGGGGACATCGAGTATGGGGACCTCAAGGATGAAG GTCTCTACCTGTACCTGGACGAGGATG AACCACCGGAGGTGCTGGGGGGGCCAGCCCGCTGCCAGGACACCTACCAGGACTGGATCTCCCTCTACTGCTGGGCCCCCTTCCACGCCACCCTCATGGCCATCCCCGAGGGCAGCCGCTGCCACTGGGACCAGATTGGCAG GCTGGCCTCACACCACCCCCTCCGCAGCATCTACAGTGTGCTCTCCGGCTGCACCCAGCTGCTGgcccagctgctttcctgccccTGGCCCAGCACCGTCCTCGATGCCTTCTTCCTGCAGGTCCACGCTGAATACTTCACCAACTGCACGGGTGGTGTGCCCCCCAGGCTGGGTGGCTTGCCCCCTGGGATGGCCATGGCTGTGGCTGTGGGGCTCAGCTGCCTCGTGCCCCTTGCAGCTGCCCTCACGCTCCGCAGAGCCCGGAAAGGGGCTCAACCCCCAGCGGGCAGCAGCCtagcccctgcctgcccccgcGCCTGCAAGTGGCCACAAGcagcccccttccctcccagcactgggaaCTAA
- the LOC142068057 gene encoding uncharacterized protein LOC142068057 isoform X2: MGLVFALLRLQRPSQSQEAPSPLSLEWHAMAWHAGATLAYAPKLGGHWGCPWLRSPGTLCLLAAGRGDIEYGDLKDEVPRVLPVPTAPSVLPGLYLYLDEDEPPEVLGGPARCQDTYQDWISLYCWAPFHATLMAIPEGSRCHWDQIGSIYSVLSGCTQLLAQLLSCPWPSTVLDAFFLQVHAEYFTNCTGGVPPRLGGLPPGMAMAVAVGLSCLVPLAAALTLRRARKGAQPPAGSSLAPACPRACKWPQAAPFPPSTGN, translated from the exons ATGGGACTGGTGTTTGCTCTTCTCCGGTTGCAAAGGCCAAGTCAGAGCCAGGAGGctccttctcccctttccctggAGTGGCATGCCATGGCATGGCATGCTGGGGCCACTCTGGCTTATGCCCCAAAGCTGGGTGGGCACTGGGGCTGTCCCTGGCTGCGCAGCCCTGGCACCCTATGTCTCCTTGCTGCAGGGCGTGGGGACATCGAGTATGGGGACCTCAAGGATGAAG TCCCGCGGGTCCTGCCAGTGCCAACGGCACCGTCTGTACTTCCAGGTCTCTACCTGTACCTGGACGAGGATG AACCACCGGAGGTGCTGGGGGGGCCAGCCCGCTGCCAGGACACCTACCAGGACTGGATCTCCCTCTACTGCTGGGCCCCCTTCCACGCCACCCTCATGGCCATCCCCGAGGGCAGCCGCTGCCACTGGGACCAGATTGGCAG CATCTACAGTGTGCTCTCCGGCTGCACCCAGCTGCTGgcccagctgctttcctgccccTGGCCCAGCACCGTCCTCGATGCCTTCTTCCTGCAGGTCCACGCTGAATACTTCACCAACTGCACGGGTGGTGTGCCCCCCAGGCTGGGTGGCTTGCCCCCTGGGATGGCCATGGCTGTGGCTGTGGGGCTCAGCTGCCTCGTGCCCCTTGCAGCTGCCCTCACGCTCCGCAGAGCCCGGAAAGGGGCTCAACCCCCAGCGGGCAGCAGCCtagcccctgcctgcccccgcGCCTGCAAGTGGCCACAAGcagcccccttccctcccagcactgggaaCTAA
- the LOC142068057 gene encoding uncharacterized protein LOC142068057 isoform X1: protein MGLVFALLRLQRPSQSQEAPSPLSLEWHAMAWHAGATLAYAPKLGGHWGCPWLRSPGTLCLLAAGRGDIEYGDLKDEVPRVLPVPTAPSVLPGLYLYLDEDEPPEVLGGPARCQDTYQDWISLYCWAPFHATLMAIPEGSRCHWDQIGRLASHHPLRSIYSVLSGCTQLLAQLLSCPWPSTVLDAFFLQVHAEYFTNCTGGVPPRLGGLPPGMAMAVAVGLSCLVPLAAALTLRRARKGAQPPAGSSLAPACPRACKWPQAAPFPPSTGN from the exons ATGGGACTGGTGTTTGCTCTTCTCCGGTTGCAAAGGCCAAGTCAGAGCCAGGAGGctccttctcccctttccctggAGTGGCATGCCATGGCATGGCATGCTGGGGCCACTCTGGCTTATGCCCCAAAGCTGGGTGGGCACTGGGGCTGTCCCTGGCTGCGCAGCCCTGGCACCCTATGTCTCCTTGCTGCAGGGCGTGGGGACATCGAGTATGGGGACCTCAAGGATGAAG TCCCGCGGGTCCTGCCAGTGCCAACGGCACCGTCTGTACTTCCAGGTCTCTACCTGTACCTGGACGAGGATG AACCACCGGAGGTGCTGGGGGGGCCAGCCCGCTGCCAGGACACCTACCAGGACTGGATCTCCCTCTACTGCTGGGCCCCCTTCCACGCCACCCTCATGGCCATCCCCGAGGGCAGCCGCTGCCACTGGGACCAGATTGGCAG GCTGGCCTCACACCACCCCCTCCGCAGCATCTACAGTGTGCTCTCCGGCTGCACCCAGCTGCTGgcccagctgctttcctgccccTGGCCCAGCACCGTCCTCGATGCCTTCTTCCTGCAGGTCCACGCTGAATACTTCACCAACTGCACGGGTGGTGTGCCCCCCAGGCTGGGTGGCTTGCCCCCTGGGATGGCCATGGCTGTGGCTGTGGGGCTCAGCTGCCTCGTGCCCCTTGCAGCTGCCCTCACGCTCCGCAGAGCCCGGAAAGGGGCTCAACCCCCAGCGGGCAGCAGCCtagcccctgcctgcccccgcGCCTGCAAGTGGCCACAAGcagcccccttccctcccagcactgggaaCTAA
- the RAMP2 gene encoding receptor activity-modifying protein 2: protein MAPCAQTGSGRLSRGLLLLWALLGTGLCHVGAEVEGFGQDARTSPPMALLNWTAQLVEETYSNITQKCWELFVDLMRNVTVSELCEWKVISRPYSLLQSCLENWADHLRYGYPNALAEQYIFQSHHRYFHNCTLEHQVYFDPPEDVLLAMIIAPICLIPFLVTLVIWRSKDGKAQP from the exons ATGGCACCGTGCGCGCAGACGGGCTCCGGCCGGCTCTCCCGagggctcctgctgctctggg CGCTCCTGGGGACCgggctctgccacgtgggcgcTGAGGTGGAGGGTTTTGGCCAGGATGCCAGGACGAGTCCACCCATGGCCCTGTTGAACTGGACAGCCCAGCTCGTGG AGGAGACGTACAGCAACATCACGCAGAAGTGCTGGGAGTTGTTTGTCGACCTGATGAGGAACGTGACAGTGTCGGAGCTGTGCGAGTGGAAAGTCATCAGCAG GCCCTACAGCTTGCTGCAGTCCTGCCTGGAGAACTGGGCCGACCACCTGCGCTACGGCTACCCCAACGCGCTGGCGGAGCAGTACATCTTCCAGAGCCACCACCGCTACTTCCACAACTGCACCCTGGAGCACCAGGTCTACTTTGACCCACCCGAGGACGTGCTGCTGGCCATGATCATTGCCCCCATCTGCCTCATCCCCTTCCTGGTCACCCTGGTCATCTGGCGCAGCAAGGACGGCAAGGCCCAGCCCTAG
- the LOC142068057 gene encoding uncharacterized protein LOC142068057 isoform X5: MLLRVRLLYCLLLPLLQRGRGDIEYGDLKDEGLYLYLDEDEPPEVLGGPARCQDTYQDWISLYCWAPFHATLMAIPEGSRCHWDQIGRLASHHPLRSIYSVLSGCTQLLAQLLSCPWPSTVLDAFFLQVHAEYFTNCTGGVPPRLGGLPPGMAMAVAVGLSCLVPLAAALTLRRARKGAQPPAGSSLAPACPRACKWPQAAPFPPSTGN; this comes from the exons ATGCTCCTCAGGGTGCGACTCCTCTActgcctgctccttcctctgctccagcggG GGCGTGGGGACATCGAGTATGGGGACCTCAAGGATGAAG GTCTCTACCTGTACCTGGACGAGGATG AACCACCGGAGGTGCTGGGGGGGCCAGCCCGCTGCCAGGACACCTACCAGGACTGGATCTCCCTCTACTGCTGGGCCCCCTTCCACGCCACCCTCATGGCCATCCCCGAGGGCAGCCGCTGCCACTGGGACCAGATTGGCAG GCTGGCCTCACACCACCCCCTCCGCAGCATCTACAGTGTGCTCTCCGGCTGCACCCAGCTGCTGgcccagctgctttcctgccccTGGCCCAGCACCGTCCTCGATGCCTTCTTCCTGCAGGTCCACGCTGAATACTTCACCAACTGCACGGGTGGTGTGCCCCCCAGGCTGGGTGGCTTGCCCCCTGGGATGGCCATGGCTGTGGCTGTGGGGCTCAGCTGCCTCGTGCCCCTTGCAGCTGCCCTCACGCTCCGCAGAGCCCGGAAAGGGGCTCAACCCCCAGCGGGCAGCAGCCtagcccctgcctgcccccgcGCCTGCAAGTGGCCACAAGcagcccccttccctcccagcactgggaaCTAA
- the LOC142068057 gene encoding uncharacterized protein LOC142068057 isoform X4: MLLRVRLLYCLLLPLLQRGRGDIEYGDLKDEVPRVLPVPTAPSVLPGLYLYLDEDEPPEVLGGPARCQDTYQDWISLYCWAPFHATLMAIPEGSRCHWDQIGRLASHHPLRSIYSVLSGCTQLLAQLLSCPWPSTVLDAFFLQVHAEYFTNCTGGVPPRLGGLPPGMAMAVAVGLSCLVPLAAALTLRRARKGAQPPAGSSLAPACPRACKWPQAAPFPPSTGN; the protein is encoded by the exons ATGCTCCTCAGGGTGCGACTCCTCTActgcctgctccttcctctgctccagcggG GGCGTGGGGACATCGAGTATGGGGACCTCAAGGATGAAG TCCCGCGGGTCCTGCCAGTGCCAACGGCACCGTCTGTACTTCCAGGTCTCTACCTGTACCTGGACGAGGATG AACCACCGGAGGTGCTGGGGGGGCCAGCCCGCTGCCAGGACACCTACCAGGACTGGATCTCCCTCTACTGCTGGGCCCCCTTCCACGCCACCCTCATGGCCATCCCCGAGGGCAGCCGCTGCCACTGGGACCAGATTGGCAG GCTGGCCTCACACCACCCCCTCCGCAGCATCTACAGTGTGCTCTCCGGCTGCACCCAGCTGCTGgcccagctgctttcctgccccTGGCCCAGCACCGTCCTCGATGCCTTCTTCCTGCAGGTCCACGCTGAATACTTCACCAACTGCACGGGTGGTGTGCCCCCCAGGCTGGGTGGCTTGCCCCCTGGGATGGCCATGGCTGTGGCTGTGGGGCTCAGCTGCCTCGTGCCCCTTGCAGCTGCCCTCACGCTCCGCAGAGCCCGGAAAGGGGCTCAACCCCCAGCGGGCAGCAGCCtagcccctgcctgcccccgcGCCTGCAAGTGGCCACAAGcagcccccttccctcccagcactgggaaCTAA